A genomic stretch from Lepisosteus oculatus isolate fLepOcu1 chromosome 7, fLepOcu1.hap2, whole genome shotgun sequence includes:
- the rhno1 gene encoding RAD9, HUS1, RAD1-interacting nuclear orphan protein 1, giving the protein MPRKGKNSYTQLKKPPLLFEERPIDGAKHQYGTPIKSAVNPLRVVAQPCEQNTTSEQWVTSQFDTTMQLHFPARRRKRQQSGSFTHQRSVLGRSSLVRAKKTSVCKFPSLTFECSFEAPCQPQQPLLAVSAGKGSCQTGLPEKNEALEVNRGFESLNGVQKNPRKLSSDVCEVRRTPVPEMERDLEGTPRACRDSDMESASTPPSLHTPGADSGGRRSCESQNFASDLAGRLIFFAPTPTDTESQAETLVKDTPEQDYGVKVTWRKRKGIMRFLQDQGKLTSKEALVSS; this is encoded by the exons ATGCCCCGTAAAGGGAAGAACAGCTACACCCAATTGAAGAAGCCTCCGCTGCTGTTCGAGGAACGTCCAATAGATGGAGCCAAACACCAATACGGGACTCCTATCAAATCGGCTGTGAACCCATTACGAGTTGTAGCTCAGCCATGCGAACAGAACACAACCAGCGAGCAATGG GTGACTTCTCAGTTTGACACCACCATGCAGTTGCACTTCCCGGCGCGGCGGAGGAAAAGACAGCAGTCAGGCAGCTTCACGCACCAGAGGAGTGTGCTGGGGAGGAGCTCGCTAGTGCGGGCCAAGAAAACCAGCGTCTGCAAGTTCCCCTCATTAACTTTTGAGTGCAGTTTTGAGGCACCCTGCCAACCGCAGCAGCCTTTGCTTGCAGTCTCCGCAGGAAAGGGCTCTTGCCAGACTGGCCTTCCTGAGAAAAACGAGGCTTTAGAAGTAAATAGAGGGTTTGAATCTCTGAATGGGGTTCAAAAGAACCCACGCAAACTCAGCAGTGATGTTTGTGAGGTTCGGAGGACCCCAGTGCCTGAGATGGAAAGAGACCTTGAGGGGACACCTCGAGCTTGTAGAGACTCTGACATGGAGAGTGCCTCCACCCCACCTTCCCTTCATACCCCGGGAGCAGACAGTGGGGGCAGGAGGAGCTGTGAATCTCAAAACTTTGCCAGTGACCTTGCAGGGCGGCTCATCTTTTTTGCCCCAACCCCAACAGACACAGAGTCCCAAGCAGAAACTCTGGTGAAGGACACCCCAGAGCAAGATTATGGGGTGAAGGTGACCTGGAGGAAGAGGAAAGGGATTATGAGATTCCTGCAAGACCAGGGCAAGCTGACCAGCAAGGAGGCGTTAGTGAGCAGTTAG